In the genome of Thunnus maccoyii chromosome 15, fThuMac1.1, whole genome shotgun sequence, one region contains:
- the si:ch211-57n23.4 gene encoding immunoglobulin superfamily DCC subclass member 3 — protein sequence MKPRILLTYLAALFCGCLASELSFLLEPSDVIAVRDRPLMLDCRVQGEEPIMVTWRKNGVPLPTSPRVQVLANGTLFIQSFQKRREGSDADMGEYDCAAQNRYGMLVSRKAKVYLASLPKFHTHPVSMSVDEGSVARFQCQINGVPEANITWEKDRVPLSTNDNRYTLLPMGILQVTGVRQVDAGVFRCVATNIANTRYSHEAVLNVTGGASRIYKEPAILSGPQNLTITVHQTAILECIATGNPRPIVSWSRLDGRSIGVEGIQVLGTGNLMISDVSLQHSGVYVCAANRPGTRMRRTALGRLVVQAPPEFLQWPQSVSKPAGGSAVFTCVAQGVPDPHLIWLKNGKVLMPGHNVKLTNNNSTLALTRISSEDEAIYQCIAENSAGTNQASARLAVAQAKDLPSAPQGLKASSLSTIALQITWNQPPANVTESIIGYVLHIRKIGEPDSLELQEAISKGTFQHDVTNLEPATTYSLYLKAYSPLGASQQSQTVVATTLGGVPTPPTFFTKVVNSSAVQVLWELPSKAGKAEGFRLSYRRVPHSDFQGPIQLPCHINAHTISHLEQGAVYEVKLVAYNGNGESECSKRLVSLAEEGTSAQTTGGNSLCQCRDGEASLGSIVIGIHIGTACIIFCVLFLMFGYRRSLFCSKGTQDSWSVPRDNTGHNGIPKDAANRPRVESMPQQVVCPAQCQVIIEQHSSGLPGTGTG from the exons GTGGCTGCCTGGCCTCAGAGCTGTCTTTCCTGCTGGAGCCCAGTGATGTGATTGCAGTGAGGGATCGCCCACTCATGCTGGACTGTCGGGTGCAGGGCGAAGAACCGATCATGGTTACGTGGCGTAAAAATGGCGTGCCTTTACCCACCAGTCCGCGGGTTCAGGTGTTGGCGAATGGCACGCTGTTCATCCAGAGCTTCCAGAAACGCAGAGAGGGGAGTGATGCGGATATGGGCGAGTACGACTGTGCCGCCCAGAATCGCTATGGCATGCTGGTCAGCCGCAAGGCCAAAGTCTATTTGGCAT CTCTTCCTAAGTTCCATACACACCCAGTGTCCATGTCGGTGGATGAGGGAAGTGTTGCTCGCTTCCAGTGTCAGATCAATGGAGTCCCTGAGGCCAACATCACctgggagaaagacagagtaCCACTTAGCACCAATGACAACAG GTACACTCTCCTGCCAATGGGGATCCTCCAGGTGACAGGTGTGAGGCAGGTGGATGCAGGAGTTTTCCGCTGTGTCGCCACCAATATCGCCAACACTCGCTACAGCCACGAGGCTGTGCTCAACGTCACCG GTGGAGCTTCCAGAATCTACAAGGAGCCAGCCATCCTGTCAGGACCCCAGAATTTGACCATCACTGTCCATCAGACAGCAATCTTAGAGTGCATCGCCACAGGAAACCCAAGACCCATTGTTTCCTGGAGCAGGCTAG ACGGCCGCTCCATTGGGGTGGAGGGTATCCAGGTTCTTGGGACGGGGAACCTGATGATCTCAGATGTGTCTCTGCAGCACTcaggtgtatatgtgtgtgctgcCAACCGGCCCGGCACCAGGATGAGACGTACTGCGCTCGGCAGACTTGTGGTACAAG CTCCTCCTGAGTTCCTGCAGTGGCCGCAGTCTGTCTCTAAACCAGCAGGAGGCAGTGCTGTGTTCACCTGTGTGGCTCAAGGTGTCCCTGATCCTCACCTCATCTGGCTGAAGAATGGCAAGGTCCTGATGCCCGGACACAATGTTAAACTGACCAATAACAACAG TACTCTGGCTCTGACCCGTATCAGCTCCGAGGATGAAGCCATCTACCAGTGCATTGCTGAAAACAGTGCTGGGACCAACCAGGCCAGCGCCCGTCTGGCCGTGGCTCAGGCTAAAGACCTGCCCAGCGCCCCCCAGGGCCTCAAAGCCAGCAGCCTGTCCACCATCGCCCTGCAGATCACATGGAACCAGCCACCCGCCAACGTCACTGAAAGCATCATCGGCTATGTCCTGCACATCCGCAAGATAGGAG agccAGACAGTCTGGAGCTGCAGGAAGCCATCAGTAAAGGCACATTCCAGCACGATGTGACCAACCTGGAGCCAGCCACCACTTACTCCCTCTACCTGAAGGCCTACTCTCCTCTGGGAGCCAGCCAACAGTCCCAAACTGTGGTGGCAACAACACTAGGGGGCG TTCCGACCCCTCCCACCTTCTTCACCAAGGTGGTGAACTCTAGCGCTGTGCAGGTCCTGTGGGAGCTCCCTAGCAAGGCTGGCAAGGCTGAGGGCTTCAGGCTGTCCTACCGCAGGGTCCCCCACAGTGACTTCCAGGGGCCCATCCAGCTGCCATGTCACATCAACGCCCACACCATCTCTCATCTgg AACAAGGTGCAGTGTATGAAGTCAAGCTGGTGGCCTACAATGGAAACGGGGAGAGCGAGTGCTCCAAGAGACTGGTGTCACTGGCAGAGGAAGGCACGAGTGCACAAACCACTG GAGGGAACAGTCTGTGTCAGTGCAGGGATGGAGAGGCCTCTCTGGGCAGCATTGTTATTGGCATTCATATTGGCACCGCCTGCATCATCTTCTGTGTTCTCTTCCTCATGTTTGGATACCGTCGCAG tttgttttgcaGTAAAGGGACTCAGGACAGCTGGTCTGTACCGAGGGACAACACAGGGCACAATGGTATCCCTAAAGATGCAGCAAATCGCCCCAGAGTGGAGTCAATGCCTCAG CAGGTGGTCTGTCCAGCGCAGTGCCAGGTCATCATCGAGCAGCACTCGTCAGGTTTGCCTGGCACGGGCACTGGCTAG